The Streptomyces sp. NBC_00344 genome includes a window with the following:
- a CDS encoding class I SAM-dependent methyltransferase, giving the protein MVDTTAWDTNARQRPERPPHGAGRRTRFDFTQYPDHGPGADVLGIGPGSSVLDLGCGQGGNLAHLAALGARAVGVDASPAQLKAAQALWNGAGLDLNLGDAVTYMENTDEDFDAVYSVFGAAWFTDPMVLLPAVRKALRPGGVFAFSQRPPVGNHYGCRSAHIGRSDGFDGSNGSNGSYGSGGSGGSGDADPLVMQHWDYEPQAWLHMLTEHGFTAATAGVLAAPTGTREIGTLLVRALC; this is encoded by the coding sequence CGGCAGAGGCCGGAGCGGCCCCCGCATGGCGCAGGCCGGCGCACCCGGTTCGACTTCACCCAGTACCCGGACCACGGCCCCGGCGCGGACGTTCTCGGCATCGGCCCCGGCTCATCGGTCCTCGACCTCGGCTGCGGACAGGGCGGCAATCTCGCCCACCTCGCCGCCCTCGGTGCCCGCGCGGTCGGCGTGGACGCCTCGCCCGCGCAGCTGAAGGCAGCGCAAGCCCTCTGGAACGGCGCCGGCCTCGACCTGAACCTCGGGGACGCCGTGACGTACATGGAGAACACGGACGAGGACTTCGACGCCGTGTACTCGGTGTTCGGCGCGGCCTGGTTCACCGACCCGATGGTTCTCCTGCCGGCGGTCCGCAAGGCGCTGCGTCCGGGCGGGGTGTTCGCGTTCTCCCAACGACCGCCCGTCGGGAACCACTACGGCTGCCGGTCCGCACACATCGGCCGGTCCGATGGATTCGATGGGTCCAATGGGTCCAATGGGTCCTACGGGTCCGGTGGATCCGGTGGGTCCGGTGACGCTGACCCGCTCGTCATGCAGCACTGGGACTACGAGCCGCAGGCCTGGCTGCACATGCTCACGGAGCACGGATTCACGGCAGCCACCGCGGGCGTACTGGCAGCTCCGACGGGCACCCGCGAGATCGGAACACTCCTCGTGCGGGCGCTCTGCTGA
- a CDS encoding phosphotransferase enzyme family protein, with the protein MQASEVPRAVAAALSAASSLDLTVDDAIVVHDSNKLSLRLLPCDVLARVAPAEHQVAQFEIELAQRLAESGSPVAALDPRVEPGVYERDGYVVTLWTYYEPATPHEVLPADYGNALKRLHAGMRTLDVPTPHFTDRVEQAQQLVASRDRTPTLADADRELLGNTLRSVRRAITERGTAEQLLHGEPHPGNVLTTKNGPLFIDLETCCRGPVEFDLAHAPDDVSEHYPGVDRGLLRACRILVLAMITAWRWDREDQFPNGRRLGTEWLCQTRAALDRNGLDTGS; encoded by the coding sequence ATGCAGGCGTCAGAGGTCCCGCGTGCAGTAGCTGCGGCCTTGTCAGCAGCCTCATCGCTCGACCTGACAGTCGACGACGCCATCGTTGTTCATGACTCGAACAAGCTCAGTCTGCGTCTGCTGCCTTGTGATGTCCTGGCCCGCGTGGCACCTGCAGAGCACCAGGTGGCACAGTTCGAGATCGAGCTTGCTCAACGGCTTGCCGAATCCGGGAGCCCGGTGGCCGCTCTTGACCCTCGAGTGGAGCCAGGCGTATACGAGCGGGATGGCTATGTGGTCACGCTGTGGACCTACTACGAACCCGCGACGCCTCATGAGGTCTTACCAGCGGACTACGGCAATGCACTCAAGCGGCTGCATGCCGGTATGCGCACACTCGATGTCCCCACGCCGCATTTCACGGATCGAGTCGAGCAGGCCCAGCAACTCGTGGCAAGCCGCGACCGTACGCCGACGCTCGCCGACGCGGATCGCGAGCTCCTCGGCAACACCTTGCGAAGCGTGAGGCGAGCCATCACTGAGCGCGGCACAGCCGAGCAGCTCCTGCACGGCGAGCCGCACCCCGGCAACGTGCTGACCACGAAGAACGGGCCGCTGTTCATAGACCTCGAGACGTGCTGCCGTGGGCCTGTCGAATTCGACCTCGCCCATGCGCCCGATGACGTCAGCGAGCACTACCCGGGTGTCGACCGAGGATTGCTGCGTGCGTGCAGGATCCTCGTGCTGGCGATGATCACAGCATGGCGCTGGGATCGAGAAGATCAATTCCCGAACGGGCGCCGGCTCGGCACGGAGTGGCTCTGCCAGACCCGAGCAGCCCTGGATCGCAACGGGCTGGATACCGGCAGCTGA